One part of the Sarcophilus harrisii chromosome 5, mSarHar1.11, whole genome shotgun sequence genome encodes these proteins:
- the MALSU1 gene encoding mitochondrial assembly of ribosomal large subunit protein 1 produces MGPGLGLGARGWGRLLPWLRPRAGLPWAGTRPPPPQARSRPGRGLVPASVVGARGLQSGAQQDGADARGERAAAGHRGPKFDINLLVSLLRQENARDICVIQVSPELRYTDYFVIASGTSTRHLQALAQYLVKTHKFLKSRSDAYVRIEGKDADDWLCVDFGSMVIHLMLPATRETYELEKLWTLGRFDDQLAQIAPELLPEDFILGFPPEEEPSACSLLEVKRE; encoded by the exons ATGGGTCCGGGCCTGGGACTGGGGGCTCGGGGCTGGGGGCGTCTCCTGCCGTGGCTGAGGCCCCGCGCCGGCCTTCCCTGGGCCGGCACgaggccgccgccgccgcaggcGCGGAGCCGGCCGGGCCGGGGGTTGGTTCCCGCCTCCGTTGTAGGGGCGCGCGGGCTCCAGAGCGGGGCGCAGCAGGACGGGGCTGACGCCCGAGGAGAGCGGGCCGCGGCAG GTCACCGGGGACCCAAGTTTGACATCAACCTGCTGGTGTCCCTCTTGAGGCAAGAAAACGCAAGAGACATTTGTGTAATCCAGGTTTCCCCAGAGCTGAGGTACACGGACTACTTCGTGATTGCCAGTGGGACGTCCACGCGGCATTTGCAGGCTCTGGCCCAGTACCTCGTGAAGACG CATAAGTTCCTGAAATCGAGAAGTGATGCTTATGTTCGGATCGAAGGGAAGGATGCAGATGATTGGCTGTGTGTGGATTTTG GCAGTATGGTGATTCATTTGATGCTTCCAGCAACCCGAGAAAcctatgaattggaaaagttatGGACTCTGGGCCGTTTTGATGATCAGTTAGCTCAGATCGCACCAGAGTTACTGCCTGAAGACTTCATCCTTGGATTTCCACCAGAAGAGGAGCCTTCGGCATGTTCTCTACTAGAGGTCAAAAGGGAATAA